One Labeo rohita strain BAU-BD-2019 chromosome 12, IGBB_LRoh.1.0, whole genome shotgun sequence genomic region harbors:
- the lrrc18b gene encoding leucine-rich repeat-containing protein 18 produces the protein MVKGKKKSNEPSGRKITLKMAKNALKVTVDGKRRLDLSNMAIATFPKCILKLCDVDELDLSRNLLKKIPDTIDKFVNLRLLDLHSNHLEQVPAAISRLHNLYSLNLCNNHLTASGLPHELGLLRNLRVLNLGMNRIETLPPSVAALKELRELGLFNNLLTHLPKCIQNLPKLQKLNVKSNPIPTDDPQEVDHIQRVECLYLVREDCLCTDCLKRCKEEREKLDSRMSDASTLKKSIFAGLITPNSVAQENQAVWR, from the coding sequence ATGGTAAAGGGGAAGAAGAAATCAAATGAACCATCCGGAAGAAAAATCACACTCAAGATGGCCAAGAACGCTCTGAAGGTGACCGTAGATGGCAAGCGTCGCCTCGACCTCAGCAACATGGCGATCGCCACATTTCCAAAGTGCATCCTGAAGCTCTGCGACGTAGATGAGCTGGACCTCAGCCGCAACCTCCTCAAGAAGATCCCAGACACCATCGACAAGTTTGTGAATCTTCGTTTGCTGGACCTGCACAGTAACCATCTGGAGCAGGTTCCTGCAGCTATCAGCCGCCTGCACAACCTCTACAGCCTCAACCTGTGCAACAACCACCTGACCGCCTCCGGCCTGCCGCACGAGCTGGGGCTCTTGAGGAACCTACGGGTCCTCAATCTGGGAATGAACCGCATCGAGACTCTACCTCCATCTGTGGCAGCTCTCAAAGAGCTGCGGGAACTGGGGCTCTTCAACAACCTCCTGACGCATTTGCCCAAGTGCATCCAAAACCTCCCCAAGCTGCAGAAGCTGAACGTCAAATCCAACCCCATCCCTACGGATGACCCTCAGGAGGTGGACCACATCCAGAGAGTGGAGTGTCTGTATCTAGTGCGGGAGGACTGTCTGTGTACTGACTGCCTGAAGAGGTGTAAGGAGGAACGAGAGAAGTTAGACAGTCGAATGAGTGATGCCTCTACACTAAAGAAGTCCATCTTTGCTGGGCTCATAACGCCAAACTCTGTAGCACAGGAGAACCAGGCTGTGTGGAGGTGA